The following proteins are encoded in a genomic region of Verrucomicrobiia bacterium:
- a CDS encoding response regulator: MPPADSSSGEAASAVVLIVEDDDIIRDLLCSLVRQMHLTPLPACNGLEALEALEFQRFDLVLLDLAMPEFDGYDVLQRIKNDLRLRRVPVIVLSGMTDVETAIRCIEMGADDFLTKPIQTTLLKARIRTSLQHKRLYDMEADFLRRLEQEQERSERLLLNILPSSIAQRLKEGEEHIAEHFPECTVMFSDLVGFSRLANRITPAELVQVLNTIFSAFDQLADKHGLEKIKTIGDAYMLVGGVPTPRPDHTEAVAEMALEMQEVMRTMHTRTGHLLQMRIGIHTGPVVAGIIGTRKFSYDLWGETVNIASRMESTGRPGVIQVSAATAERLQHKYQFASAGTVDAKGIGPVPAYLLLGRLGAGA, translated from the coding sequence ATGCCCCCAGCGGACAGCAGTAGCGGTGAGGCGGCCTCGGCCGTGGTGCTCATCGTGGAGGATGATGACATCATCCGGGATTTGCTGTGTTCGCTGGTGCGGCAGATGCACCTTACCCCCCTGCCGGCCTGCAATGGCCTGGAGGCGCTGGAGGCGCTGGAGTTTCAGCGGTTTGATCTGGTGCTGCTGGACCTCGCCATGCCGGAGTTCGACGGCTACGATGTCCTCCAGCGCATCAAAAATGATCTGCGCCTGCGCCGCGTCCCGGTGATTGTGCTTTCCGGCATGACCGATGTGGAGACGGCCATCCGCTGCATCGAGATGGGGGCGGATGATTTTCTCACCAAGCCGATCCAAACCACCCTCCTCAAAGCGCGCATCCGCACCTCCCTGCAGCACAAGCGGCTCTATGACATGGAGGCGGATTTTCTGCGCCGGCTCGAGCAGGAGCAGGAACGCAGCGAGCGGTTGTTGCTCAACATCCTGCCCTCCTCCATCGCCCAACGCCTCAAAGAGGGCGAGGAACACATCGCCGAGCATTTTCCGGAATGCACCGTCATGTTTTCGGATTTGGTGGGCTTCAGCCGGCTGGCCAACCGCATCACCCCGGCCGAGCTGGTGCAGGTGCTCAACACCATCTTCAGCGCCTTTGACCAACTGGCCGACAAGCACGGGCTGGAGAAAATCAAAACCATCGGCGATGCCTACATGCTGGTGGGCGGCGTCCCCACCCCACGCCCGGATCACACCGAGGCCGTGGCGGAGATGGCGCTGGAAATGCAGGAAGTCATGCGCACCATGCACACCCGCACCGGCCATCTGCTGCAAATGCGCATTGGCATCCACACCGGCCCCGTGGTGGCGGGCATTATTGGCACCCGCAAATTCTCCTACGATCTCTGGGGGGAAACGGTGAACATCGCCAGCCGCATGGAATCCACCGGCCGCCCCGGGGTCATCCAGGTCAGCGCCGCCACCGCCGAGCGCCTCCAGCACAAATACCAGTTCGCTTCCGCCGGTACGGTGGACGCCAAGGGCATCGGGCCGGTGCCCGCTTATTTGCTGCTGGGCCGGCTGGGCGCCGGGGCTTGA
- a CDS encoding zinc ribbon domain-containing protein, with translation MPIYEFHCEKCGKDSEILVRSAQWEGTLCPHCGSTRLSKKLSVFASATTGSSSTGGGDSGCGGGGCACACRGGAHRH, from the coding sequence ATGCCAATTTACGAATTTCATTGTGAAAAGTGTGGCAAGGACAGCGAGATCCTGGTGCGCTCGGCGCAATGGGAGGGCACCCTCTGCCCGCATTGCGGTTCGACGCGCCTGAGCAAGAAACTTTCGGTGTTTGCTTCAGCCACCACCGGCAGCAGCTCCACCGGGGGCGGGGATAGCGGTTGCGGCGGCGGCGGCTGTGCGTGTGCCTGCCGGGGAGGGGCGCACCGTCATTAA
- a CDS encoding substrate-binding domain-containing protein, whose translation MKKTIKRTPIGGMSPAALVFVGTVVLMAVLIWWLRRPPTSPTQTGVPLVVYCAAGLKPPIEEIARQYQQQYGVAVQLQYGGSQTLLAALEVARRGDLYLPGDDSFIQLARDKGLVAETIPLARMQVILAVARGNPKKIHRLEDLRTLPVTLAQASPEATAVGRLTRQALEKAGCWEAVAARTRVFKPTVNDVANDLKLGTVDAGFIFDALLAQYPELEAVPVPELEGCTATVMVGVLTSSQQPTAALRFARYLAARDRGTPILAKHGYRATGGDPWSETPELTLYAGAMLRPAIEKTIQEFEQREGVKVNRIYNGCGILVAQMRAGQRPDAYFACDKSFLTMVADLFAEGEDISSNPIIILVPKGNPKGIRELRDLGRPGLRVGVAHEQQSTLGALTRTLLQKHGLYDLIRPNVKVESATGDFLVNQLRAGSLDAVIVYVSNGALVSQETVSLPIPLPEAFAIQPYAVGKEARYPQLATRLHERIRAAESRQRFIDLGFGWRLGPNPVEPKMPPPPPPPP comes from the coding sequence ATGAAAAAAACGATAAAGCGCACTCCAATCGGCGGAATGAGTCCCGCGGCCCTCGTATTTGTAGGCACAGTGGTGCTCATGGCCGTGTTGATCTGGTGGCTGCGGCGCCCCCCTACCTCTCCCACCCAGACCGGGGTGCCGCTGGTGGTGTATTGTGCGGCCGGCTTGAAACCGCCCATCGAGGAAATCGCCCGCCAATACCAGCAACAGTACGGCGTGGCCGTGCAGCTTCAATATGGCGGCTCGCAAACCCTGCTGGCCGCCCTGGAAGTGGCCCGCCGCGGTGACCTGTACCTGCCGGGGGATGATTCCTTCATCCAATTGGCCCGGGATAAAGGACTGGTGGCGGAAACCATCCCCCTGGCCCGGATGCAGGTCATCCTGGCCGTGGCACGGGGCAATCCCAAAAAGATCCACCGGCTCGAGGACTTGCGCACCCTTCCCGTCACCCTCGCCCAGGCAAGTCCGGAGGCCACCGCTGTCGGTCGGCTGACCCGGCAGGCCCTCGAGAAAGCCGGCTGTTGGGAGGCCGTGGCCGCCCGCACCCGGGTGTTCAAGCCCACGGTCAATGACGTGGCCAACGACTTGAAGCTTGGCACGGTGGATGCCGGGTTTATCTTTGATGCCCTGCTGGCACAATACCCCGAACTCGAGGCGGTGCCGGTGCCCGAACTGGAGGGCTGCACCGCCACCGTCATGGTGGGCGTGCTGACCTCCAGCCAGCAACCCACGGCGGCCCTACGCTTCGCCCGCTACCTGGCCGCGCGCGATCGCGGAACGCCCATTCTGGCCAAACATGGTTACCGCGCCACCGGCGGCGACCCTTGGAGTGAAACCCCCGAGCTGACCCTCTACGCCGGCGCCATGCTGCGTCCGGCCATCGAAAAAACTATTCAGGAATTTGAGCAGCGCGAGGGCGTCAAGGTCAATCGCATCTACAACGGCTGCGGCATCCTGGTGGCCCAAATGAGGGCCGGCCAACGGCCGGATGCCTACTTTGCCTGCGACAAATCCTTCCTCACCATGGTGGCCGACTTGTTTGCCGAAGGCGAAGACATCTCGTCCAACCCCATCATCATCCTGGTGCCCAAAGGCAACCCCAAGGGCATCCGCGAATTGCGCGACCTCGGCCGCCCCGGCCTGCGGGTGGGCGTGGCCCATGAACAGCAGTCCACCCTGGGCGCCTTGACCCGTACCTTGCTCCAGAAGCATGGCCTGTACGACCTCATCCGCCCCAATGTCAAAGTGGAATCGGCCACGGGCGATTTTCTGGTGAATCAGTTGCGCGCCGGCTCGCTGGATGCCGTGATTGTGTATGTGAGCAACGGCGCCCTGGTCAGCCAGGAAACCGTTTCCCTCCCGATCCCTCTACCCGAGGCCTTCGCCATCCAGCCCTATGCCGTGGGCAAGGAGGCCCGCTACCCGCAACTGGCCACGCGCCTGCATGAACGCATCCGTGCGGCGGAATCCCGGCAACGCTTCATAGACCTGGGGTTTGGCTGGCGGCTCGGCCCCAACCCCGTGGAACCCAAAATGCCGCCCCCGCCCCCGCCCCCGCCCTGA
- a CDS encoding histidinol-phosphatase HisJ family protein, translating to MRWPADYHTHNALCRHAAGAPWEYAARAVALGLQEIGCSDHAPLPQDDFDNWRMYQRQLDEYVAAVEEARQRFPQLTIRLALEVDFIPGQEDWIHQLAARHPWDYFIGSVHYVAEGWDVDNPNKMDEWANRSVDAVWEEYLNRLQASIGSGLFDIIGHCDLPKKFGHRPQKDWLPRYREIMHAAAAANVAIEINTAGWRKDCREQYPAQAILTAAREAGVALTFGSDAHAPAEVGAGWTEAIALAKAVGYTHWRQFCRRKPQAIPLE from the coding sequence ATGCGCTGGCCCGCTGATTATCATACGCACAACGCCTTGTGCCGCCACGCCGCCGGTGCCCCGTGGGAATACGCCGCCCGCGCTGTGGCGCTGGGACTTCAGGAAATCGGCTGCTCCGATCACGCCCCCCTGCCCCAGGACGACTTCGACAACTGGCGGATGTACCAACGCCAGCTCGATGAATACGTGGCCGCGGTGGAGGAGGCCCGCCAACGCTTCCCGCAACTGACCATCCGCCTGGCCTTGGAGGTGGATTTTATTCCGGGACAGGAGGATTGGATCCATCAACTGGCCGCGCGCCATCCCTGGGATTATTTCATCGGCTCCGTGCACTACGTCGCCGAGGGCTGGGACGTGGACAATCCCAACAAAATGGACGAGTGGGCCAACCGCTCTGTGGACGCCGTGTGGGAAGAATACCTGAACCGCCTCCAAGCCTCCATTGGCAGCGGCTTGTTTGACATCATTGGCCACTGTGATTTGCCCAAAAAATTCGGCCACCGGCCCCAGAAGGACTGGTTGCCGCGCTACCGAGAAATTATGCACGCCGCCGCCGCCGCCAATGTGGCCATTGAAATCAACACCGCCGGCTGGCGGAAGGACTGCCGCGAGCAATATCCGGCGCAGGCCATTCTCACCGCGGCCCGCGAGGCGGGCGTCGCCCTGACTTTTGGCTCCGACGCGCATGCACCCGCCGAGGTGGGCGCCGGTTGGACGGAGGCCATCGCGCTGGCAAAAGCGGTGGGCTACACCCATTGGCGGCAATTTTGCCGAAGAAAACCCCAAGCCATTCCCCTTGAATGA
- a CDS encoding Nif3-like dinuclear metal center hexameric protein, translated as MAIASLKAIVDFCDRELRLDTIQDYEGAHNGLQVENDGRVRRIAAAVDASLATVKLAIKAEADLLVVHHGLFWGATVPWTGRRRELLRLLLEHNLAVYSAHLPLDMHEQWGNNARLARALGWRKCTPFFKWKNQCLGLETRLRLPLLDLVRQVERVVGGPVKVIPGGPEICRRVGLVTGGAGGELKLAAAEGVDTFITGEGPHWTYALAEECGLNVLYAGHYATETFGVKALAEALSRRFKVPWVFLDHPTGL; from the coding sequence ATGGCAATAGCATCCTTGAAGGCCATCGTGGATTTTTGTGATCGGGAGCTCCGCCTGGACACGATTCAGGATTATGAGGGCGCCCACAACGGGTTGCAGGTGGAGAATGACGGCCGCGTGCGCCGCATTGCGGCGGCGGTGGATGCCTCCCTGGCCACGGTGAAGCTGGCCATTAAGGCGGAGGCGGATTTGCTGGTGGTGCATCACGGCTTGTTTTGGGGGGCTACCGTGCCCTGGACGGGCCGCCGGCGGGAGCTGCTGCGGCTGTTGCTGGAGCACAATCTGGCGGTGTACAGCGCGCATCTGCCGCTGGACATGCATGAGCAGTGGGGCAACAACGCCCGCCTGGCCCGCGCCTTGGGATGGCGCAAATGCACGCCCTTCTTCAAGTGGAAAAATCAGTGCCTCGGGCTGGAGACCCGACTGCGCCTGCCGCTCCTGGATTTGGTGCGGCAGGTGGAGCGGGTGGTGGGAGGACCGGTGAAGGTCATACCCGGCGGGCCGGAAATTTGCCGGCGGGTGGGGCTGGTCACGGGGGGCGCGGGTGGCGAACTTAAATTGGCGGCGGCGGAGGGCGTGGACACGTTTATTACCGGCGAAGGCCCACACTGGACGTATGCACTGGCGGAGGAATGCGGCCTGAATGTGCTCTACGCGGGCCATTACGCCACGGAGACTTTCGGGGTCAAGGCGCTGGCTGAAGCGCTTTCCCGCCGCTTCAAGGTGCCGTGGGTGTTTCTGGATCATCCCACCGGCTTGTAG
- a CDS encoding response regulator transcription factor, with the protein METSPIRVLVVDDHELVRVGLRAVLGRYPQIALVGEAASVVQGVEEAVRLRPDVVLMDVRLPDGTGFDACRQMRQHNLDSRVLFLTSYSDDEVLMQAVMVEADGFLLKDVHPDELVAAIEKVNAGQSILDPAVTRRVFEQLKRGTLHQAPTPLDQLSAQEKRVLALVAEGKTNKEIGLALGLSDKTVKNYLANAMEKLQINRRSQAAAIFVQHQAGGR; encoded by the coding sequence ATGGAAACCTCGCCAATTCGAGTGTTGGTGGTGGATGACCACGAGCTGGTGCGGGTGGGTTTGCGCGCGGTTTTGGGGCGTTATCCGCAGATTGCGCTGGTGGGAGAGGCGGCCAGTGTGGTGCAGGGGGTGGAGGAAGCCGTGCGGCTCAGGCCGGATGTGGTGTTGATGGATGTGCGTCTGCCCGATGGCACGGGTTTTGACGCGTGCCGGCAGATGCGCCAACATAATTTGGACAGTCGTGTCCTGTTTTTGACCTCCTACAGCGACGATGAAGTGTTGATGCAAGCGGTGATGGTGGAGGCTGATGGCTTTCTGCTGAAAGATGTGCACCCGGATGAACTGGTGGCGGCGATTGAAAAAGTGAACGCGGGCCAGTCCATCCTCGATCCGGCCGTGACCCGGCGGGTGTTTGAGCAGCTCAAGCGGGGGACCCTGCACCAGGCTCCCACGCCGCTGGATCAACTTTCGGCCCAGGAAAAACGCGTGCTGGCGCTGGTGGCCGAAGGCAAGACCAACAAGGAGATTGGTTTGGCGCTGGGACTGAGCGACAAGACGGTGAAAAATTACCTGGCCAATGCCATGGAGAAACTGCAGATCAATCGTCGCAGCCAGGCCGCCGCGATTTTTGTACAGCATCAGGCCGGGGGGCGCTAA
- a CDS encoding prepilin-type N-terminal cleavage/methylation domain-containing protein has translation MCSNSFFSLRRRGFTLPEILIAMAIGGLTMAALASLTLYTGRSFASLANYVDLDNRSRTALDILTRDIRQVNNVEYFSSNKVVFIDGDGTELTFEYSPVTRTLVRLKGNDRKVLLTECDELEFRMFQRNTTPGTFDLVPSNDVIEGKAIDISWVCSRRLLGVRYNTESVQTARVIIRKQQATRY, from the coding sequence ATGTGTTCTAACTCCTTTTTCAGCCTCCGCCGGCGCGGTTTCACGCTGCCGGAGATTCTGATTGCGATGGCGATCGGCGGCCTGACGATGGCGGCGCTGGCGAGCCTGACGCTGTACACCGGGCGCAGCTTTGCGTCGCTGGCCAATTACGTGGATTTGGATAACCGGAGCCGCACGGCGCTGGACATTTTGACCCGGGACATCCGGCAGGTGAACAATGTGGAGTACTTCAGCTCGAACAAGGTGGTGTTCATTGACGGGGACGGCACGGAGCTGACCTTTGAGTACAGCCCCGTGACGCGCACGCTGGTCCGCCTCAAGGGCAATGATCGCAAGGTGCTGCTGACGGAGTGCGATGAACTGGAGTTTCGGATGTTTCAGCGCAACACGACGCCGGGGACGTTTGATTTGGTGCCCTCGAATGATGTGATTGAAGGCAAGGCCATTGATATCAGTTGGGTGTGTTCGCGGCGGTTGCTGGGGGTGCGCTACAACACGGAGAGTGTGCAGACGGCGCGGGTCATCATCCGCAAACAACAGGCCACGCGCTACTAA
- a CDS encoding cyclic nucleotide-binding domain-containing protein has product MAVSIRLAEAQDAAKWVDLLRATLGDEYPAKEAYNPASVAAQLDAQSGNETWIAEDGDQILASATVLRPIEGNINPVANVGRNLARPEAYSNGAAELLVRSLTQLLDQRGQMIVVRIPANDNPQQIIYEQNGYACVGYQPLKHILRTRQGVLFYVHSASPVLTSRQPISESLPQVSDLAALVFENLNIPNPLTVRDGATGYPLQTDIQIHESTIEDFELWKMQARAANPLLEVSSGGNRGAGFLRLNAEAPCKAILGQRGSQIIGGVAFFNDEQDRCVRIMDSFATDDLSTGALFHHVVRIAQEQLSAAYVEVDILANCPKLLKSTEQLGFVPIAYLPGFCVINNRPSDVVKLIKLNMMYTTETAALTAQAARMVKVVDTNFQDQKIGVAIINLLRTLPIFAGLGDGELRKIARLFTQKLYRPGERVFNKGDAGSEAYIVMRGQIDICLNEESRPIATVNSGQVFGELAFLDGSPRTAMAVASQASILLVVQRQAFNELVQREPHLGMVVIRNIAIDLSNKLRRANTALSPAKK; this is encoded by the coding sequence ATGGCTGTTTCAATTCGACTGGCAGAAGCGCAAGATGCGGCCAAGTGGGTGGACCTCCTCCGGGCCACCTTGGGCGATGAATATCCCGCCAAAGAAGCCTACAACCCCGCCAGTGTCGCCGCCCAGCTCGACGCCCAATCCGGCAACGAAACCTGGATCGCCGAGGATGGCGACCAAATCCTCGCCAGCGCCACCGTCCTGCGGCCCATCGAGGGTAACATCAATCCCGTGGCCAACGTCGGCCGCAACCTGGCCCGCCCGGAGGCCTACAGCAACGGCGCAGCGGAGCTGCTGGTCCGAAGCCTGACGCAATTGCTCGACCAGCGGGGCCAGATGATTGTCGTCCGCATCCCCGCCAACGACAATCCGCAGCAAATCATTTACGAGCAAAACGGCTATGCCTGCGTCGGCTACCAGCCGCTCAAACACATCCTGCGCACCCGGCAGGGCGTGCTCTTTTACGTGCACTCCGCCAGCCCGGTCCTCACCTCACGCCAGCCCATCTCGGAATCCCTGCCACAAGTCAGCGACCTGGCCGCCCTGGTTTTTGAAAACCTGAACATCCCCAACCCGCTGACCGTCCGCGACGGCGCCACCGGCTATCCGTTGCAAACCGATATTCAAATCCACGAAAGCACCATCGAGGACTTTGAGTTGTGGAAAATGCAGGCCCGCGCCGCCAATCCCCTGCTGGAAGTCTCCAGTGGCGGCAACCGCGGCGCCGGCTTCCTGCGGCTCAACGCCGAGGCCCCCTGCAAGGCCATCCTCGGCCAGCGCGGCTCCCAAATCATCGGCGGCGTGGCCTTCTTCAATGATGAGCAGGATCGTTGCGTGCGCATCATGGACAGTTTCGCCACCGACGACCTGTCCACCGGCGCGCTCTTCCATCATGTGGTGCGCATCGCCCAGGAGCAGCTCAGCGCCGCCTACGTGGAGGTGGACATCCTGGCCAACTGCCCCAAGCTCCTCAAAAGCACCGAGCAACTGGGCTTTGTGCCCATCGCCTACCTGCCCGGTTTCTGCGTGATCAACAACCGCCCCTCCGACGTCGTCAAGTTGATCAAGCTCAACATGATGTACACCACCGAAACCGCCGCGCTCACCGCCCAGGCGGCCCGCATGGTCAAGGTGGTGGACACCAATTTCCAGGACCAGAAAATCGGCGTCGCCATCATCAACCTGCTGCGCACCCTGCCCATCTTCGCCGGCCTGGGCGACGGCGAGCTGCGCAAGATCGCCCGTCTCTTCACCCAGAAGCTTTATCGTCCCGGCGAGCGCGTCTTCAACAAGGGCGACGCCGGCAGCGAGGCTTACATTGTCATGCGCGGGCAGATTGACATCTGCCTCAATGAAGAATCGCGCCCCATTGCCACGGTCAACAGCGGGCAGGTGTTTGGCGAGCTGGCCTTCCTGGACGGCTCACCCCGCACCGCCATGGCGGTGGCCTCGCAGGCCAGCATCCTCCTCGTTGTTCAACGTCAGGCCTTCAACGAGCTGGTGCAGCGGGAGCCGCATCTGGGCATGGTGGTCATCCGCAACATCGCCATTGACCTCTCCAACAAATTGCGCCGGGCCAATACCGCGCTCTCGCCGGCGAAGAAATAA
- a CDS encoding Gfo/Idh/MocA family oxidoreductase, with protein MKSQLNRRRFIRQNLLLAAAAGMAPQIVSFPLRGQSAPNNRVQLACIGVGPQGRGVMSGFLAQNDVRVILLADPYQPNLEAAVQQVNGHYRDNAVQTTGDYRAVLERKDVDAVSIATPDHWHVPVALAAAKARKDMYLEKPMGLSLEEDQLLRRWCQKNKIIFQFGTQQRSSREFHTAVQAVRNGRIGRLKQINVWCSASRPGGSTEVVPVPPGLNYDLWLGPAPFTPYTEGKVFDTPKSHKTWWFNYDYALGFIAGWGVHPLDIAYWGMPEMMNGPVTIEGQGVIPTSGACNTAVAWEVWFTFANGVKLRYRGTKNGYSETTPMTDFSDWQQRYGKIVDHGTAFEGEEGWVHVYRGGVFSNPEKAVQEPLRPNETPLYRSTHHQRNLIECMRSRQPTVCPIEDSVQADILCHLSDLAVRLKRKLVWDPKKEQFVKDNEANRHLKIRSTRKPYQFA; from the coding sequence ATGAAATCCCAACTGAATCGCCGGCGTTTCATCCGGCAAAATTTGTTGCTGGCCGCGGCGGCCGGCATGGCGCCGCAAATCGTCAGTTTTCCATTGCGCGGCCAAAGTGCGCCCAACAACCGCGTGCAGCTTGCCTGCATCGGCGTGGGGCCGCAGGGGCGGGGCGTGATGAGCGGATTTTTGGCGCAAAATGATGTGCGGGTCATCCTGCTGGCGGATCCTTATCAGCCCAACCTCGAGGCCGCCGTGCAGCAGGTCAATGGGCACTATCGCGATAACGCGGTGCAAACCACGGGCGATTACCGGGCGGTGCTGGAGCGCAAAGATGTGGATGCGGTTTCCATTGCCACGCCGGATCACTGGCACGTGCCGGTGGCGCTGGCGGCCGCCAAAGCCAGAAAGGACATGTACCTGGAAAAACCGATGGGCCTGTCCCTGGAGGAGGATCAACTCTTGCGCCGCTGGTGCCAGAAGAACAAAATCATCTTCCAGTTTGGCACGCAGCAACGCTCCAGCCGTGAGTTTCACACGGCGGTGCAGGCCGTGCGCAACGGACGCATCGGCCGGCTCAAGCAAATCAACGTCTGGTGCTCCGCCAGCCGCCCCGGCGGCTCCACCGAAGTGGTGCCGGTGCCGCCCGGGCTGAACTATGATTTGTGGCTGGGTCCGGCCCCCTTCACGCCCTACACCGAGGGCAAGGTGTTTGACACGCCCAAATCGCACAAGACATGGTGGTTCAATTACGATTACGCGCTGGGTTTCATCGCTGGCTGGGGGGTGCATCCGCTGGACATCGCGTACTGGGGCATGCCGGAGATGATGAACGGGCCGGTGACGATTGAGGGCCAGGGGGTGATTCCCACCTCCGGAGCCTGCAACACGGCGGTGGCGTGGGAGGTGTGGTTCACGTTTGCCAACGGGGTGAAGCTGCGCTACCGCGGCACGAAAAACGGTTACAGTGAGACCACGCCCATGACCGATTTTTCCGACTGGCAGCAGCGGTACGGCAAGATTGTGGATCACGGCACGGCCTTTGAAGGCGAGGAGGGCTGGGTGCATGTGTATCGCGGTGGCGTGTTCAGCAACCCGGAAAAAGCGGTGCAGGAGCCGTTGCGGCCCAATGAAACGCCGCTCTATCGCAGCACGCATCATCAGCGCAACCTCATCGAGTGCATGCGTTCGCGGCAGCCCACGGTCTGCCCGATTGAGGACTCGGTGCAGGCGGACATCTTGTGCCATCTGAGTGATCTGGCGGTGCGGTTGAAACGCAAGCTGGTGTGGGATCCGAAGAAGGAGCAGTTTGTGAAGGACAACGAGGCCAACCGCCATCTCAAGATTCGCTCGACGCGCAAGCCCTATCAATTTGCGTAA
- a CDS encoding exosortase/archaeosortase family protein yields the protein MNAAVNSWAGPVAGWGVLVLLWITSAWRLGPLWSSRPEYAFGWAAPVVCGVLFWERWRRRPAPEPPGTKAWGWVALVLGLAGLVAGKVTLEVAPILRPAAWVLAGGMVAATLGVAWLAGGRLWVRHFAFPVWLLLVFLPWPTRLEQWVMSHLVQFNVAAVIHALGVLGIPALARGSVMEMETGLVGVDEACSGIRSLQATLVAALVLGELRRLPGWRRLQLLGGGLGVAVCTNFLRTLGLGWLAAREGAGLVEAWHDPAGYGVLGVNFLVLMALAHRLARGVAPEDTEPGSSRSGGFAVPGLALGVIGGVVCLSEIFIYGWFARAETGRAAVTWQMQWPTNAAGFRHVPLSPAAQQMLGYDEGTMAAWMTTEGMRVQAAYMRWKPSTWRPTMARASMAQGHSPTVCLPAVGMVLLREGPEVTLRAGGQGWPCQSYVFDDRGRSVYVYVCLWRDRQDGVNYQVDKRAMVREVLRAIRRGARPLNTEQRLIMASVHGARAEGEARQALAAEWERWLKP from the coding sequence ATGAATGCCGCCGTCAACTCGTGGGCAGGCCCCGTTGCCGGGTGGGGGGTGCTGGTATTGCTTTGGATTACCTCCGCCTGGCGGCTGGGGCCGCTTTGGTCCTCGCGCCCGGAGTATGCGTTTGGCTGGGCTGCCCCGGTGGTGTGTGGCGTGTTGTTTTGGGAGCGCTGGCGCCGGCGTCCGGCGCCGGAGCCCCCCGGGACAAAAGCCTGGGGTTGGGTGGCTTTGGTTTTGGGTTTGGCGGGCCTGGTGGCGGGCAAGGTGACGCTGGAAGTAGCGCCCATTCTGCGCCCGGCAGCATGGGTTTTGGCGGGCGGCATGGTGGCCGCCACGCTGGGAGTGGCCTGGCTGGCGGGGGGGCGGCTGTGGGTGCGACATTTTGCTTTTCCAGTATGGTTGTTGCTGGTGTTTCTCCCCTGGCCCACGCGATTGGAGCAGTGGGTGATGAGTCACCTGGTCCAGTTCAACGTGGCGGCGGTCATTCACGCTTTGGGAGTTTTGGGCATTCCGGCCCTGGCGCGTGGCAGCGTGATGGAAATGGAAACCGGCCTGGTGGGGGTGGACGAGGCCTGCAGTGGCATTCGTTCCCTGCAAGCCACGCTGGTGGCGGCCCTGGTTTTGGGGGAATTGCGCCGGCTGCCCGGCTGGCGCCGCCTGCAATTGTTGGGGGGTGGTTTGGGGGTGGCGGTGTGCACGAATTTTCTGCGCACGCTGGGGCTGGGATGGCTGGCGGCGCGGGAGGGGGCCGGCTTGGTGGAGGCCTGGCATGATCCGGCTGGTTATGGTGTTTTGGGGGTTAATTTCCTGGTGTTGATGGCCTTGGCCCATCGGTTGGCCAGGGGTGTTGCTCCAGAGGACACCGAGCCTGGCTCTTCCCGGAGCGGAGGTTTTGCTGTGCCCGGCTTGGCGCTGGGGGTGATCGGGGGGGTGGTATGTCTGAGCGAGATCTTTATTTATGGGTGGTTTGCGCGGGCTGAGACAGGCCGGGCAGCAGTGACGTGGCAGATGCAGTGGCCGACGAACGCTGCCGGTTTCCGGCATGTTCCCTTAAGCCCCGCGGCGCAGCAGATGCTGGGCTACGATGAGGGCACCATGGCGGCGTGGATGACCACGGAGGGGATGCGCGTGCAGGCTGCCTATATGCGGTGGAAGCCTTCGACGTGGCGGCCGACGATGGCACGTGCCTCGATGGCACAAGGTCATTCGCCCACGGTGTGCCTGCCTGCCGTGGGCATGGTGCTCCTGCGCGAAGGGCCGGAGGTCACCCTGCGGGCTGGCGGGCAGGGATGGCCCTGCCAAAGTTACGTTTTCGATGATCGCGGCCGCTCCGTCTATGTCTATGTCTGTCTCTGGCGTGACCGGCAGGATGGGGTGAATTATCAAGTGGACAAGCGGGCGATGGTGAGAGAGGTGCTGCGGGCCATCCGCCGGGGGGCCCGCCCGTTGAACACGGAGCAACGGCTCATCATGGCCAGCGTCCATGGGGCGCGTGCTGAAGGGGAGGCCCGGCAGGCCCTCGCGGCGGAGTGGGAGCGCTGGTTGAAGCCGTGA